In Armatimonadota bacterium, the genomic stretch CGCTGCCTTGACGTTTTGGCTCGCCAAACTCAAAACCCCAAGCTGAAGAAAATGCTGGCGGATATCGGCGACCGAATCGAATCGGGCGAATCGCTCAGCCGGGCGATGCAACGCCACCCGCGGACCTTTGATAGTCTGTTTATCGGTCTTGTCAAAGCCGGTGAAGTCGGTGGTGTGCTTGAAGAAGCTCTGCAACGACTCTCTCACTTCTTGGAGAAAGACGTCGAACTTCGCCGAAAGATCAAATCGGCGATGACCTATCCGATCTTGGTTTTGACCGCTGCAATCGGTATCGTGGGCTTCTTGGTCAGCTGGGTCGTCCCTCAGTTTGCTCAGCTGTTTAAAGACATCGGCCTCAAGGACGATGAATTCCCAGCAATGACCAAATTCCTCATTGACCTTTCGGCGACGTTTGTTCAACGATGGTGGATGTATCTGGGCGGCGTAATTCTCATCTTGATCACCTACAAACTGGTGGCGTCCACTCGATTTGGGCGGCGATTGATTGACCGTGTGAAGCTTAAAGTGCCGGTGTTTGGCAAGCTGCACCACATGATTTGTATGGCTCGGTTTAGCCGAACGATGGGCACGTTGCTCACTTCGGGCGTTCCGATTCTGCAAGCGATGGAAACGGTTGCGGGAACGGTGGGTAACACCATCATGTCCGACGCCGTTTTAGAAGCACGAGCTCGAATTCGAGAAGGTGACCGAATCGGCGACCCGCTCGAAGAGTCCCGATTGTTCCCACCGATGGTCATTCACATGATCGGCGTTGGTGAAGAATCCGGTTCGCTCGACTTCATGCTGCAAAAGATCGCAGACTTCTACGAAGATGAAGTTGAAGCGCGTGTGGCTTCGCTCACAGCGGCGCTGGAGCCGATCATGATTCTCATCCTTGGTTTCATCGTCGGATTCATCGTTATTGCGATGTTCCTTCCTCTGATTAAGGTGATTGAAGGTCTGTCCAGCGGCAACAACGAATAATCGCGGTTACCATCGCCAAGCAACTTGCCCCGATTTTTGCGTCGGGGCAAGTTCATTTTTGACACAAGGAACCCGATAATTTTAGGGGGAGCCACAACCGGTATTCTCTCTCGCAACACGTCACCATGCAAGGACTTTTTCCGATTTGGACCGTCGCCTTTGCGCTCATGATGGGAGCGTCCATCGGGAGCTTTCTCAATGTGGTGATTTACCGGATGCCATTAGGGCTAAAGCTTGGCGAGCCCAAACACAGTTTCTGCCCGAATTGTAATCACCAATTGCACGTGCCCGATTTGGTGCCTTTGTTCAGCTGGCTATTCTTAGGCGGGAAGTGTCGTCACTGCCGAGTACCGATCCCGCCACGATACTTTATCGTTGAGCTTATCACCGGTTCACTTTGGGCCATTATTTGGTATCAAAACTTGATCGTCGGTTGGAATCTCCTTCAGGCGGTTGCCCTGTTCCTGATGGTGAGCACCCTCGTTGCGGCGACCTTCATCGACCTTCGCTGGTTCATCATTCCTGACCAGCTCAACGCGTTCTTGTTGGCGGTTGGGCTCGTTGTAAACGGAATTCAAATTGGGATGGGATTGCCGGGAGCCTGGTTGTGGGGCATGCCCGCATCTATCGCCGGCGCGCTGGTCGGAACGTTCTCGATTTGGTTTGTGACTCTTGTGGGGCGACTCTTGTTCGGCAAAGACGCGATGGGGCACGGGGATATCAAGCTCATGCGTGGGATTGGGGCAATTCTGCTTCCGGTTGGAGTCGGACTAACTTTTGCCATCGCCGTCGTCCTCGGTGCGGTGCTCGGAATCGTGCAAGTTTTGATCTCTCGCAAGCTCAAGAGTGGGCAAGAAGAAGCGGAAACCGAAGACAACGAGCCGTATATTCCAGAGTCGATCGCATCAATTTTCAAATGCGGACTCGGTTACTTTTTGGCGTTTGATTGCATCGGCCTTGCGATTCCAAAGTTCTATGAATCCTGGTTTGGCGAAAACCCGTACAGCAATGAAGATTTTGATCCTAGCTGGACTCCCGAACCCACAGCGATTCCCTTTGGGCCATACCTGGCTGTCGGAGCGATCCTTGCCGCACTCGCCAACGCGCCCCTAATGCAGATTGTTAATCGGTATTGGGCATATCTGAACGGTTCGTGAATTGCGAAGTTACGGCGAACTTGAAAAATTGGTTCCAAGATTCAAGAACATTTGGAACAGCATCAAGGTCCATATAGTCTAGAATTACCAGACGGCAGAGAAAATCATGCATCGAAGGCACGGCTTTACCCTTATTGAGTTGCTCGCAGTGATCGCAATCATTGCGTTGCTCTCCGCGATTATCTTCCCAGTGTTTGCTCGTGCCCGAGACAACGCTAACCGGAGCAGTGATTTGTCGAGCCTAAACTCGATCCGATCCGCATTGCAACTTTACAAAGTGGACAATGGCGGATATCCACCTGCACTGTTGG encodes the following:
- a CDS encoding type II secretion system F family protein gives rise to the protein MPIYSYAFKDGSGGIQKGTMEAESEEVLRRRFGEQGFEVIEVQVIKAKAPKQKNLGKVKRADLAIFCRQFSTMVDAGVSLVRCLDVLARQTQNPKLKKMLADIGDRIESGESLSRAMQRHPRTFDSLFIGLVKAGEVGGVLEEALQRLSHFLEKDVELRRKIKSAMTYPILVLTAAIGIVGFLVSWVVPQFAQLFKDIGLKDDEFPAMTKFLIDLSATFVQRWWMYLGGVILILITYKLVASTRFGRRLIDRVKLKVPVFGKLHHMICMARFSRTMGTLLTSGVPILQAMETVAGTVGNTIMSDAVLEARARIREGDRIGDPLEESRLFPPMVIHMIGVGEESGSLDFMLQKIADFYEDEVEARVASLTAALEPIMILILGFIVGFIVIAMFLPLIKVIEGLSSGNNE
- a CDS encoding prepilin peptidase — encoded protein: MQGLFPIWTVAFALMMGASIGSFLNVVIYRMPLGLKLGEPKHSFCPNCNHQLHVPDLVPLFSWLFLGGKCRHCRVPIPPRYFIVELITGSLWAIIWYQNLIVGWNLLQAVALFLMVSTLVAATFIDLRWFIIPDQLNAFLLAVGLVVNGIQIGMGLPGAWLWGMPASIAGALVGTFSIWFVTLVGRLLFGKDAMGHGDIKLMRGIGAILLPVGVGLTFAIAVVLGAVLGIVQVLISRKLKSGQEEAETEDNEPYIPESIASIFKCGLGYFLAFDCIGLAIPKFYESWFGENPYSNEDFDPSWTPEPTAIPFGPYLAVGAILAALANAPLMQIVNRYWAYLNGS